The region TAAATACGCGTAGGAACAGCGAATCGCTGGTTATAATGCCTGCTGAAGTATACAAAATAGTTATATAGTAAATAATTTACTTCATAACCATAATCTGTATTGGGCTCATAATTAATTTCCTGCAAATAAAGATCGGGGTTGTAAACCTGGGGTTGTCTAACACGTTGATTATATTCAGAAACCAACATGCGATTTTTGTTTTCCAGGTATTGTTGCGAGTAATAACCTTCTGGTTTTGCTATAGAATTTATAAAAAGGTTAAACCCAGGTTCAATAATTATAATTTCATATTCCAGGCTATCGTTTGCGATGCGAACCGTATCCTCATT is a window of Salegentibacter salegens DNA encoding:
- a CDS encoding DUF6146 family protein, translating into MKNFIYILLLGLFIYSCGSTRDRNLGDSQINEDTVRIANDSLEYEIIIIEPGFNLFINSIAKPEGYYSQQYLENKNRMLVSEYNQRVRQPQVYNPDLYLQEINYEPNTDYGYEVNYLLYNYFVYFSRHYNQRFAVPTRI